The Saccharopolyspora gloriosae genome window below encodes:
- a CDS encoding DUF6474 family protein, translating into MTRGTGEPATAALTTEILSTEPLNARTDDSGDDVRSAAKQVKKVAKLEAKAAHEQTKTAKEGTKAVKQEAKATTKTAKQEAKSAEKAAKRDEKARKKGEHGRFTPGDARKAVGVAKILGPALAPYAWQAFTAARDGYDRARARRLGVAMDDLGRFTGRGAALHARIAGDAEALRELRTRTAGRTAAETSLVEKFADEAEGRLGQLGSAVRAAERMPTPRRRAAHRAVVGELDRIEDDLLHRLGIPSTEQQ; encoded by the coding sequence ATGACGCGAGGCACCGGCGAACCGGCCACCGCAGCACTGACCACGGAGATCCTGAGCACCGAACCGCTCAACGCCCGGACCGACGACTCCGGCGACGACGTGCGTTCGGCCGCGAAGCAGGTCAAGAAGGTGGCGAAGCTGGAGGCCAAGGCCGCCCACGAGCAGACCAAGACCGCCAAGGAGGGGACCAAGGCGGTCAAGCAGGAGGCCAAGGCGACCACCAAGACCGCCAAGCAGGAGGCGAAGTCCGCCGAGAAGGCCGCCAAGCGCGACGAGAAGGCCCGCAAGAAGGGCGAGCACGGCAGGTTCACGCCCGGCGACGCCCGCAAGGCCGTCGGCGTGGCCAAGATCCTCGGTCCGGCGCTGGCGCCCTACGCGTGGCAGGCGTTCACCGCCGCGCGGGACGGTTACGACCGGGCCCGCGCGCGGCGGCTCGGAGTGGCCATGGACGACCTGGGGCGGTTCACCGGGCGCGGTGCCGCGCTGCACGCCCGCATCGCCGGGGACGCCGAGGCGCTGCGCGAACTGCGGACCCGCACCGCGGGCCGCACCGCCGCCGAGACCTCGCTCGTCGAGAAGTTCGCCGACGAGGCCGAGGGCAGGCTCGGCCAGCTGGGCAGCGCGGTGCGAGCGGCCGAACGCATGCCGACGCCGCGCCGCCGCGCCGCGCACCGCGCCGTCGTCGGCGAACTCGACCGCATCGAGGACGACCTGCTGCACCGCCTCGGCATCCCGAGCACCGAGCAGCAGTAG
- a CDS encoding glycine betaine ABC transporter substrate-binding protein, translating into MKRGTQLSRRGALKLFSAAAAGAALTGCGLSSGSSVPLRVGPGSIKPVPELEGVPFTVGSKDFTEQIVLAYIAEFAMSAAGAEVRDLSNITGSASARNALVSKQIDLLWEYTGSSWISYNGKTDPIPDARAQYDAVRKLDIEANGVTWFALSLKADNTYAFALNQENAARLGVEKLSDLKRVAQQNPQELSFCVESEFASRNDGLPGVAEAYGFQVDQSKVETLSTGPIYSATATGKACNLGEVFTTDGRIQSLDLKVLEDDKQFFPRYNLAMTTRVEMLERYPQLESVFAPISAKLDNQQLLDLNAGVDVDGRDPADVARAWMVEHGFVTAPDAA; encoded by the coding sequence ATGAAGCGAGGAACACAGCTGTCCCGCCGGGGCGCGTTGAAGCTCTTCTCGGCCGCCGCGGCCGGTGCCGCGCTCACCGGCTGCGGGCTCAGTTCGGGCTCCTCGGTGCCGCTGCGGGTCGGGCCCGGTTCGATCAAGCCGGTGCCGGAGCTGGAGGGCGTGCCGTTCACGGTCGGCTCCAAGGACTTCACCGAGCAGATCGTGCTGGCCTACATCGCGGAGTTCGCGATGTCCGCCGCCGGTGCCGAGGTGCGGGACCTCAGCAACATCACGGGTTCCGCCAGCGCCCGCAACGCGCTGGTCAGCAAGCAGATCGACCTGTTGTGGGAGTACACCGGCTCGTCCTGGATCAGCTACAACGGCAAGACCGATCCGATCCCGGACGCGCGGGCCCAGTACGACGCCGTGCGCAAGCTCGACATCGAGGCCAACGGCGTCACCTGGTTCGCGTTGTCGCTCAAGGCGGACAACACCTACGCGTTCGCGCTGAACCAGGAGAACGCGGCCCGGCTGGGAGTGGAGAAGCTCTCGGACCTCAAGCGGGTGGCCCAGCAGAACCCGCAGGAGCTGAGCTTCTGCGTGGAGAGCGAGTTCGCCAGCCGCAACGACGGGCTGCCGGGCGTGGCGGAGGCCTACGGGTTCCAGGTGGACCAGAGCAAGGTGGAGACGCTGAGCACCGGTCCCATCTACTCGGCCACGGCCACCGGCAAGGCGTGCAACCTCGGCGAGGTGTTCACCACCGACGGCCGGATCCAGTCGCTGGACCTGAAGGTGCTGGAGGACGACAAGCAGTTCTTCCCGCGCTACAACCTGGCGATGACGACGCGGGTGGAGATGCTGGAGCGGTACCCGCAGCTGGAGTCCGTGTTCGCGCCGATCTCGGCGAAGCTGGACAACCAGCAGCTGCTGGACCTCAACGCCGGTGTCGACGTGGACGGGCGCGACCCGGCCGACGTCGCCCGGGCCTGGATGGTCGAGCACGGTTTCGTGACGGCGCCCGACGCCGCTTGA
- a CDS encoding ABC transporter permease yields the protein MSGSYSADSGSRTAERLRLFAQPLVALVLVVVVLAVAFSRGDDVVVSRNVNASTLLTLTWQHLLMSVAVAVIVVLVAVPLGMLLSRSWARRVSPLIIGLANMGQAAPSVGLLVLFFLLTNGTTGFWIATLPIAVYALLPVLRNTLVGLQQVDRSLIDAGRGIGMSGFSVLTRIELPLAVPFILAGLRTALVLAVGTATLAWFVGAGGLGELIDTGYKLSNWTVLSVGAVLAMALALLVDWCGGLAERYLSPKGLR from the coding sequence ATGAGCGGTTCCTACTCCGCGGATTCGGGGTCCCGCACGGCGGAACGGCTGCGGCTGTTCGCGCAGCCCCTGGTCGCGCTGGTGCTGGTCGTGGTGGTGCTCGCGGTCGCGTTCAGCCGCGGCGACGACGTCGTCGTCAGCCGCAACGTCAACGCCTCGACCCTGCTCACGCTCACCTGGCAGCACCTGCTGATGAGCGTGGCGGTGGCGGTGATCGTGGTGCTGGTCGCGGTGCCGCTGGGCATGCTGCTGAGCCGGTCCTGGGCGCGGCGGGTCAGCCCGCTGATCATCGGTCTGGCCAACATGGGCCAGGCGGCGCCGTCGGTGGGTCTGCTGGTGCTGTTCTTCCTGCTCACCAACGGCACCACCGGCTTCTGGATCGCGACGCTGCCGATCGCGGTGTACGCGCTGCTGCCGGTGCTGCGCAACACGCTGGTGGGTCTGCAGCAGGTGGACCGGTCGCTGATCGACGCGGGACGCGGCATCGGCATGTCCGGGTTCTCCGTGCTCACGCGCATCGAACTGCCGTTGGCGGTGCCGTTCATCCTGGCCGGGCTGCGGACCGCGCTGGTGCTGGCGGTCGGGACCGCCACGCTGGCCTGGTTCGTCGGCGCCGGCGGGCTCGGCGAGCTCATCGACACCGGCTACAAGCTGAGCAACTGGACCGTGCTGTCCGTCGGCGCGGTGCTGGCCATGGCCCTGGCGCTGCTCGTCGACTGGTGCGGCGGGCTGGCGGAGCGCTACCTGTCACCGAAGGGGCTGCGATGA
- a CDS encoding ATP-binding cassette domain-containing protein, with amino-acid sequence MAENNKPDTADRAGGHGVEIRLEEVSKRYPGQKLAAVESVTMTIPAGETVVLVGPSGSGKTTTMRMINRLIEPTSGRITIGGQDVLGLDPDKLRREIGYSIQQAGLFPHMTVGENVGMVPGLVGWTKQRTVERVEEMLDLVGLDPAEYRGRYPRQLSGGQQQRVGVARALAADPPVLLMDEPFGAVDPITRGVLQDELMRLQADLGKTIVFVTHDFDEAVKLGDRIAVLGQRSEILQYDTPEAILANPADDTVAGFVGAGAALKQLTLRRVREIELGQVPTAGVDEQPSALQERLGTRRGAIGLVLDGRKRPLRWTTAREAGAVSSLARAGRAVEDSVSPASTLQDALEAILTDDDGVAVVTGSRGEYIGVVDIDTVMTTIKDLREEHADDHADEPSAAGDPS; translated from the coding sequence GTGGCTGAGAACAACAAGCCCGACACCGCCGACCGCGCGGGCGGACACGGTGTCGAAATTCGCCTGGAGGAGGTCTCCAAGCGGTACCCGGGCCAGAAGCTGGCCGCGGTCGAATCGGTCACGATGACCATTCCCGCCGGTGAGACGGTCGTGCTCGTCGGGCCTTCGGGCAGCGGCAAGACCACCACCATGCGCATGATCAACCGGTTGATCGAGCCCACCTCGGGCCGGATCACCATCGGTGGCCAGGACGTCCTTGGCCTCGACCCGGACAAGTTGCGCCGCGAGATCGGCTACTCGATCCAGCAGGCCGGGCTGTTCCCCCACATGACGGTGGGCGAGAACGTGGGCATGGTGCCCGGCCTGGTCGGCTGGACCAAGCAGCGGACCGTGGAACGCGTCGAGGAGATGCTCGACCTCGTCGGCCTGGACCCCGCCGAGTACCGGGGCCGCTACCCGCGGCAGCTCTCCGGTGGTCAGCAGCAGCGCGTCGGCGTCGCCCGCGCGCTGGCCGCGGACCCGCCGGTGCTGCTGATGGACGAGCCGTTCGGCGCGGTGGACCCGATCACCCGCGGCGTGCTGCAGGACGAGCTGATGCGCCTGCAGGCCGACCTGGGCAAGACGATCGTGTTCGTCACGCACGACTTCGACGAGGCCGTCAAGCTCGGCGACCGCATCGCGGTGCTCGGGCAGCGCTCCGAGATCCTGCAGTACGACACGCCCGAGGCGATCCTCGCCAACCCGGCCGACGACACCGTGGCCGGATTCGTCGGCGCCGGTGCCGCGCTCAAGCAGCTCACGCTGCGCCGGGTGCGGGAGATCGAACTCGGCCAGGTGCCGACCGCCGGTGTGGACGAGCAGCCGAGCGCGCTGCAGGAACGGCTCGGGACCCGGCGCGGTGCGATCGGCCTGGTGCTGGACGGCCGCAAGCGGCCGTTGCGCTGGACGACCGCTCGCGAGGCCGGCGCGGTCTCCTCGCTGGCCCGCGCGGGTCGTGCGGTGGAGGACAGCGTCTCGCCCGCCTCGACGCTGCAGGACGCGCTGGAAGCGATCCTCACCGACGACGACGGCGTCGCCGTGGTCACCGGGTCCCGCGGCGAGTACATCGGCGTCGTCGACATCGACACCGTGATGACGACGATCAAGGACCTGCGCGAGGAGCACGCCGACGACCACGCGGACGAGCCCTCGGCCGCGGGGGACCCGTCATGA
- a CDS encoding ABC transporter permease subunit produces MSFLDYVASRWQQLLVDSYQHASMVLQCIVLATIVGVLVGVAVYRSPAGAAVATALSSAVLTVPSFALFGLLIPLLGLGVAPSVVTLVLYALLPIIRNTIVGLSTVDQPILDAARGIGMNRFRVLTKIELALAWPGILAGMRVSTQMLMGIAAIAAYAKGPGLGNLIFSGLSGLGSANALNMALAGTLGVIVLALLLDAVFVLVGRLTTSRGIRG; encoded by the coding sequence GTGAGTTTCCTGGATTACGTCGCTTCCAGGTGGCAGCAGTTGCTGGTGGACTCCTACCAGCACGCCAGCATGGTGCTGCAGTGCATCGTGCTGGCGACCATCGTCGGCGTCCTGGTCGGGGTTGCGGTCTACCGCAGCCCCGCCGGGGCGGCGGTGGCCACCGCTTTGTCCAGCGCAGTGCTGACGGTTCCTTCGTTCGCGCTGTTCGGCCTGCTCATCCCCCTGCTGGGGCTGGGCGTGGCGCCGTCGGTGGTGACGCTGGTGCTGTACGCGCTGCTGCCGATCATCCGCAACACCATCGTTGGGTTGTCTACAGTCGACCAGCCGATCTTGGATGCCGCCCGCGGCATCGGCATGAACCGGTTCCGGGTGCTGACCAAGATCGAACTGGCGCTGGCGTGGCCCGGCATCCTCGCAGGCATGCGGGTGAGCACCCAGATGCTGATGGGCATCGCGGCCATCGCGGCCTACGCCAAGGGACCCGGCCTCGGGAACCTGATCTTCAGCGGCCTGTCCGGGCTGGGCAGCGCGAACGCGCTGAACATGGCGCTGGCGGGCACGCTCGGCGTGATCGTGCTGGCGCTGCTGCTGGACGCGGTGTTCGTGCTGGTCGGGCGCCTGACGACTTCGAGAGGTATTCGTGGCTGA
- a CDS encoding BCCT family transporter encodes MGKPRTDWVVFGVTAAIMFVLVAWGTLSQESLLNTSKAALDWLVTNIGWGFVLAATGFVIFALFLAFSRYGRIPLGEDGEKPEFRTVSWIAMMFSAGMGIGLMFYGISEPLSHFTSPPPGTVEAGTDEAVGTAMATSLFHWTLHPWAIYAVVGLAIAYSSFRRGRKQLISAVFLPLIGKRNAEGPIGKLIDILALFATLFGSAASLGLGTLQIQAGMEAAGWIGSTSTTLLVVIIVILTICFIASAVSGVSKGIQWLSNINMVLAALLAFFVFVAGPTVLILNLLPTSLGSYMSDFGEMASRAGATGGADMHEWLGTWTVFYWAWWISWTPFVGMFIARISRGRTIRQFIGGVLLVPSVVSLVWFAIFGGAAISTAKVDPAIADGGAEAQTFTVLEHLPLAVITSVLVMILVAIFFVSGADAASVVMGTLSQRGSIEPSRWVVIFWGAATGAVAAIMLVIGGGEEDALTGIQNLTFIGALPFAIVMVLLCVALTKDLRSDQMTLRDEKGAEVLEQAVIAGTEEHDGEFQLVTTPAEETDDDAEGKDKATPGATTS; translated from the coding sequence ATCGGTAAACCGAGGACCGACTGGGTCGTCTTCGGTGTCACCGCCGCCATCATGTTCGTCCTGGTGGCCTGGGGAACGCTGAGCCAGGAGTCATTGCTCAACACCTCCAAGGCCGCGCTGGACTGGCTGGTCACCAACATCGGCTGGGGCTTCGTGCTCGCGGCCACCGGGTTCGTCATCTTCGCGCTGTTCCTGGCGTTCAGCCGCTACGGACGCATCCCGCTGGGCGAGGACGGCGAGAAGCCGGAGTTCAGGACGGTGTCCTGGATCGCGATGATGTTCAGCGCGGGCATGGGCATCGGGCTCATGTTCTACGGCATCAGCGAGCCGCTGTCGCACTTCACTTCGCCGCCGCCGGGAACCGTCGAGGCCGGTACGGACGAGGCAGTGGGCACGGCGATGGCGACTTCGCTGTTCCACTGGACCCTGCACCCGTGGGCGATCTACGCGGTGGTCGGTCTCGCGATCGCCTACAGCAGCTTCCGGCGCGGCCGCAAGCAGCTGATCAGCGCCGTGTTCCTGCCGCTGATCGGCAAGCGCAACGCCGAGGGGCCGATCGGCAAGCTGATCGACATCCTGGCGCTGTTCGCCACGCTGTTCGGCTCCGCCGCCTCGCTCGGTCTGGGCACGCTGCAGATCCAGGCGGGCATGGAGGCCGCGGGCTGGATCGGCAGCACCAGCACCACGCTGCTCGTGGTGATCATCGTCATCCTGACCATCTGCTTCATCGCTTCGGCGGTGTCCGGTGTGTCCAAGGGCATCCAGTGGCTGTCGAACATCAACATGGTGCTCGCCGCGCTGCTGGCGTTCTTCGTGTTCGTGGCCGGCCCGACGGTGCTGATCCTGAACCTGCTGCCGACCTCGCTCGGTTCGTACATGAGCGACTTCGGTGAGATGGCCTCGCGCGCCGGTGCCACCGGCGGTGCGGACATGCACGAGTGGCTGGGTACCTGGACGGTCTTCTACTGGGCGTGGTGGATCTCCTGGACGCCCTTCGTCGGCATGTTCATCGCCCGGATCAGCCGTGGCCGCACGATCCGCCAGTTCATCGGCGGCGTGCTGCTGGTGCCCAGCGTGGTCAGCCTCGTCTGGTTCGCGATCTTCGGCGGTGCCGCGATCAGCACCGCGAAGGTCGACCCCGCCATCGCCGACGGCGGTGCGGAGGCGCAGACCTTCACCGTCCTCGAGCACCTGCCGCTGGCCGTCATCACCTCGGTGCTGGTGATGATCCTGGTCGCGATCTTCTTCGTGTCCGGTGCGGACGCAGCCTCGGTGGTCATGGGCACGCTCTCGCAGCGCGGTTCGATCGAGCCGAGCCGCTGGGTGGTCATCTTCTGGGGTGCCGCCACCGGTGCGGTCGCCGCGATCATGTTGGTGATCGGCGGCGGCGAGGAGGATGCCTTGACGGGCATCCAGAACTTGACGTTCATCGGCGCGCTGCCGTTCGCGATCGTCATGGTGCTGCTGTGCGTGGCCCTCACCAAGGACCTGCGCAGCGACCAGATGACGTTGCGCGACGAAAAGGGTGCCGAGGTCCTCGAGCAGGCCGTCATCGCCGGTACCGAGGAGCACGACGGCGAATTCCAGCTCGTCACGACTCCCGCTGAGGAAACCGACGACGACGCTGAGGGCAAGGACAAGGCGACGCCGGGAGCGACCACTTCGTGA
- a CDS encoding YcnI family protein, which translates to MSTSRSALRSTAVTAVLGFTALAGAGSAAAHVSAEPEQAEQGGHAKIAFRVPNERPDAGTVRVHVSLPLEHPLSSVRTKPLPGWTAQVEKVRLERPVEVAGAQVTEAVAGITWTARPGTRIAPDQFEEFEATLGTFPTGTDELLLPTEQTYDSGEVVRWDQPPAPDGSEPEHPAPALALVASEGGGHGHGTSAGGDGEHGGAEHGEPAAGGGDDTARVLGGAGLAVGALGLGLGAGALVLARRGTRGNA; encoded by the coding sequence ATGTCGACATCTCGATCCGCCCTCCGATCCACCGCGGTCACCGCGGTGCTCGGATTCACCGCCCTCGCCGGCGCGGGCAGCGCCGCCGCGCACGTCAGCGCCGAACCGGAGCAGGCCGAGCAGGGCGGCCACGCCAAGATCGCGTTCCGGGTGCCCAACGAGCGCCCCGACGCGGGAACCGTCCGCGTGCACGTCTCGCTCCCGCTGGAGCACCCGCTGAGCTCGGTGCGCACCAAACCGCTGCCCGGCTGGACCGCGCAGGTGGAGAAGGTGCGGCTGGAGCGCCCGGTGGAGGTCGCGGGCGCCCAGGTCACCGAAGCCGTCGCCGGCATCACCTGGACCGCGCGCCCCGGCACCCGCATCGCCCCGGACCAGTTCGAGGAGTTCGAGGCGACCCTCGGCACCTTCCCGACCGGCACCGACGAACTGCTGCTACCCACCGAGCAGACCTACGACAGCGGTGAGGTCGTGCGCTGGGACCAGCCACCGGCGCCCGACGGCTCCGAACCGGAGCACCCGGCCCCGGCGCTGGCCCTGGTCGCGAGCGAAGGCGGCGGCCACGGCCACGGCACCTCCGCCGGCGGGGACGGCGAGCACGGCGGCGCGGAGCACGGCGAACCCGCCGCCGGCGGCGGAGACGACACGGCTCGCGTGCTCGGCGGCGCCGGACTGGCCGTCGGGGCGCTCGGACTCGGACTCGGAGCGGGCGCGCTGGTGCTCGCCCGCCGCGGCACCAGGGGGAACGCATGA
- a CDS encoding copper resistance CopC family protein produces the protein MRRLLTITALTLTALLGAAGPALAHNTLVGSDPAEGARLATGPNEVRLTFDQPVRAGEGYNTLNVVGPDGTYWTEGEVRVEGTSVVAPVLPLGPAGTYTVGYRVLSNDGHPVPGKVTFTLTEPGGGTPAPPPAADQAESDSAGGMPIWPWIAGAVVLVGLGLVLALRLGRPKS, from the coding sequence ATGAGGCGGCTGCTCACGATCACCGCGTTGACGCTCACGGCGCTGCTCGGCGCGGCCGGACCGGCGCTGGCGCACAACACCCTGGTCGGCAGCGACCCGGCGGAGGGCGCCCGGCTGGCGACCGGGCCGAACGAGGTCCGGCTCACCTTCGACCAGCCGGTGCGCGCGGGCGAGGGCTACAACACGCTCAACGTCGTCGGCCCGGACGGCACCTACTGGACCGAAGGCGAGGTGCGGGTCGAGGGCACCTCGGTGGTCGCGCCGGTGCTGCCGCTCGGGCCCGCCGGGACCTACACCGTCGGCTACCGGGTGCTGTCCAACGACGGCCACCCCGTGCCCGGCAAGGTCACCTTCACGCTGACCGAACCGGGCGGCGGCACTCCGGCGCCGCCGCCTGCCGCGGACCAGGCCGAGTCCGACTCCGCGGGCGGCATGCCGATCTGGCCGTGGATCGCGGGCGCGGTCGTGCTGGTCGGGCTGGGGCTCGTGCTGGCCCTGCGGTTGGGCAGGCCGAAGAGCTGA
- a CDS encoding phosphotransferase family protein, whose amino-acid sequence MTSRTRSAEGRYTRPKLALALAEICAAAGLDSRGARLVRFVNNGVFLLREHPVIVRIVLAPSFSYRAVNVVEAGRLLAEHEVPAVRLLPGVPQPVRTGGHLATLWQAVPEAGPAPDGADLGRLLRQVHDLPLPSTLPEWRPMPDVRRRLADAEDLDAADRAFLEQRCDDVEGRLEALDFPLPPSVVHGDAHLGNLISGPDGPLLCDLDSLCVGQPEWDLTPMAVGMLRLGAPAERYHRLSEVYGFDVTAWSGFQVLRDLRELKITVSVLPILRSNPGVRDQLRSRLRSMREGDTAARWEPYK is encoded by the coding sequence ATGACTTCGCGGACGCGCTCCGCGGAGGGCCGCTACACGCGGCCGAAACTGGCTTTGGCACTGGCCGAGATCTGTGCGGCCGCGGGCTTGGACTCCCGCGGCGCTCGGCTGGTGCGGTTCGTCAACAACGGCGTGTTCCTGCTGCGGGAGCACCCGGTGATCGTCCGGATCGTGCTCGCGCCCTCGTTCTCGTACCGCGCGGTGAACGTGGTGGAGGCCGGGCGGCTGCTGGCGGAGCACGAGGTCCCCGCGGTGCGGCTGCTGCCGGGGGTGCCGCAGCCGGTGCGCACCGGCGGGCACCTGGCGACGTTGTGGCAGGCGGTCCCGGAGGCGGGCCCCGCTCCGGACGGGGCCGATCTGGGCCGGTTGCTGCGGCAGGTGCACGACCTGCCGCTGCCCTCGACGCTGCCCGAGTGGCGGCCGATGCCCGACGTGCGCAGGCGGCTGGCCGACGCGGAGGACCTGGACGCGGCGGACCGGGCGTTCCTGGAGCAGCGCTGCGACGACGTCGAGGGCCGGCTGGAAGCGCTGGACTTCCCGTTGCCGCCGTCGGTGGTGCACGGGGACGCGCACCTGGGGAACCTGATCTCGGGTCCGGACGGTCCGCTGCTGTGCGATCTGGACTCGCTGTGCGTGGGGCAACCGGAGTGGGACCTGACGCCGATGGCGGTGGGGATGCTCCGGCTGGGTGCCCCCGCCGAGCGGTACCACCGGCTCTCGGAGGTCTACGGCTTCGACGTGACGGCGTGGTCCGGCTTCCAGGTGCTGCGCGACCTGCGCGAACTGAAGATCACGGTCAGCGTGCTGCCGATCCTGCGCAGCAATCCCGGAGTGCGCGATCAGCTGCGGAGCCGGTTGCGCTCGATGCGCGAGGGCGACACGGCGGCACGATGGGAGCCGTACAAGTGA
- a CDS encoding helix-turn-helix domain-containing protein, which produces MNTIGSNGSPVTRDVWDGREMRDALAARNVSEIYRQLRRIGVSQRQIAASTGQSQSEVSEILKGRQVMAYDVLARIADGLGIPRGYMGLAYDGATAMRVAKTNSGPQAEEDESVKRRKFLSHAAAVTMGAAVFGAEESTWVPSNVQTPAPMRIGMTDVQQIQAATKALRDLDYRYGGGTCRDAVVAQLSWAQQLLDANASDQVKRKLYVSLADMHSLAGWTSFDTGLLDPARGHFGKALEFAKQADDDSLVASVLYRMGRVYLHYQEPNEALKLFQLGQIAAQESGSSLTVAVLCANEAWAYGMLNKPEQVQKMVGRTKDEFARANVAEAPDWVRFFNENDLHGMIGSAHDALAVFDPDRYAPLAVAETIKCNEAYGADMQRTHVFGLSLQATNHIRAGDLQEGIKVGRSALQIGEKVKSARVSDRLKPLELEAGRHRMNSDARDLSEEIRRFREA; this is translated from the coding sequence ATGAACACCATCGGTTCGAACGGCTCGCCCGTTACACGAGACGTCTGGGACGGCCGTGAGATGCGGGACGCGTTGGCGGCGCGGAACGTCAGCGAGATCTACCGGCAACTGCGCCGGATCGGGGTTTCGCAGCGCCAGATCGCGGCATCGACGGGCCAGTCGCAGTCCGAGGTCTCGGAGATCCTGAAGGGCCGCCAGGTCATGGCTTATGACGTGCTGGCCCGAATCGCCGACGGCCTCGGGATACCGAGGGGGTACATGGGCCTCGCCTACGACGGGGCGACGGCAATGAGGGTCGCGAAGACGAACAGCGGCCCCCAGGCTGAGGAGGACGAGTCGGTGAAGCGTCGGAAGTTCCTGTCCCACGCGGCGGCGGTGACCATGGGTGCCGCGGTCTTCGGGGCGGAGGAGAGCACTTGGGTGCCGAGCAACGTGCAGACGCCTGCTCCGATGCGCATCGGCATGACCGACGTGCAGCAGATCCAGGCGGCCACCAAGGCGCTGCGTGACCTGGACTATCGCTACGGCGGCGGCACCTGCCGCGACGCCGTGGTCGCCCAGCTTTCCTGGGCGCAGCAACTGCTCGACGCGAACGCGTCCGATCAGGTCAAGCGAAAGCTCTACGTGTCGTTGGCGGACATGCACAGCCTGGCCGGCTGGACCTCCTTCGACACCGGTCTGCTCGACCCTGCGCGCGGCCACTTCGGCAAGGCGCTGGAGTTCGCCAAGCAGGCCGACGACGACAGCCTCGTGGCCAGCGTGCTGTACCGGATGGGCCGCGTCTACCTGCACTACCAGGAGCCGAACGAGGCGCTGAAGCTGTTCCAGCTGGGGCAGATCGCCGCGCAGGAGTCCGGTTCCTCGTTAACGGTGGCCGTGCTGTGCGCGAACGAGGCCTGGGCCTACGGGATGCTCAACAAGCCCGAACAGGTGCAGAAGATGGTCGGGCGCACCAAGGACGAGTTCGCCAGGGCGAACGTGGCCGAGGCGCCGGACTGGGTGCGGTTCTTCAACGAGAACGACCTGCACGGGATGATCGGCTCGGCGCACGACGCGCTGGCCGTGTTCGACCCGGATCGCTACGCGCCGCTCGCGGTCGCCGAGACGATCAAGTGCAACGAGGCGTACGGCGCGGACATGCAGCGCACCCACGTCTTCGGGCTCAGCTTGCAGGCCACCAACCACATCCGGGCCGGTGACCTGCAGGAGGGCATCAAGGTCGGGCGGTCGGCGCTGCAGATCGGCGAGAAGGTCAAGTCGGCGCGCGTCTCCGACCGCCTCAAGCCGCTGGAGCTGGAGGCCGGGCGGCACCGGATGAACTCCGATGCCCGCGACCTGTCCGAAGAGATCCGCCGCTTCCGCGAGGCGTGA